The Acidimicrobiia bacterium region AGGGTCGGGTACCCCCGGACCGAGGAAGGCGGCAAAATAGGGCGCTTCCGAATCGTTGGCATCGACCGGATACAGGCTGGTCTTGCCGGTTAGCCCTGCTACGACAAACACCGTACC contains the following coding sequences:
- a CDS encoding phosphohydrolase, with translation GTVFVVAGLTGKTSLYPVDANDSEAPYFAAFLGPGVPDPGHGYVEITATPKVLEMRFVGVTTAFTDSFVIHR